The following coding sequences are from one Ooceraea biroi isolate clonal line C1 chromosome 5, Obir_v5.4, whole genome shotgun sequence window:
- the LOC113561954 gene encoding matrix metalloproteinase-17-like, translating into MVSYPTLELRASWPRRITDLGLPPNAVINAAMNSHTGRTYVIYNDYAVLEMDECNMTARGYHTLQTVFPGIPSSARTAYRYTDGHLYFIHRDRFFAYNEFTETVTRSGEFDLDAIGVMCPREDILRKLWDLLA; encoded by the coding sequence ATGGTATCTTATCCCACCCTCGAGTTACGCGCGTCGTGGCCGCGACGTATCACGGATCTCGGGCTTCCGCCCAACGCGGTGATCAACGCCGCGATGAACTCGCACACGGGTCGCACCTACGTCATATACAACGATTACGCTGTACTGGAAATGGACGAATGTAACATGACGGCTCGCGGGTACCACACGCTGCAGACCGTTTTCCCGGGTATACCGTCGTCGGCGCGCACGGCCTACCGCTACACCGATGGACACCTCTACTTCATTCATCGGGATCGCTTCTTCGCGTACAACGAGTTCACCGAGACCGTGACGAGGTCCGGGGAGTTCGATCTCGACGCGATCGGCGTGATGTGTCCTAGGGAGGATATCCTACGGAAATTGTGGGATCTGCTCGCTTGA
- the LOC105279124 gene encoding uncharacterized protein LOC105279124, which yields MAFHSWDLYEFPLLQSTTAHTWAVKAATQLEKPRYVIFALQTGRRNLGTKDASLFDECDLSNVKLFLNSEFYPYDDMHLDFTKNRYAVLYDMYTRFRRAYYALDRDDDGAMLTMSKFLHCSPLVVIDCSRQNEAVKSATVDVRIEFDCRRNVPPETTASCLILHERVVEYNPLTSVIRRVV from the coding sequence ATGGCGTTTCACTCGTGGGACCTGTACGAGTTCCCACTTCTGCAGAGCACGACCGCGCACACCTGGGCCGTTAAAGCGGCTACGCAGCTGGAAAAGCCGCGCTACGTCATCTTCGCGCTGCAGACCGGTCGAAGGAACCTCGGGACGAAGGACGCCTCTCTGTTCGACGAATGCGACCTCTCCAACGTGAAGCTGTTTCTCAATTCGGAATTCTACCCCTACGACGACATGCATCTGGACTTTACGAAAAATCGGTACGCAGTGCTGTACGACATGTACACCAGATTCCGCAGAGCGTACTACGCGCTCGATCGGGACGATGACGGTGCGATGCTGACGATGAGCAAGTTCCTACACTGCAGTCCGCTCGTGGTTATAGACTGCTCTAGGCAGAACGAGGCGGTGAAGAGCGCCACCGTCGACGTACGCATAGAGTTCGACTGCAGACGTAACGTCCCGCCCGAGACCACGGCTTCCTGCCTCATACTTCACGAGCGCGTAGTAGAGTACAATCCGCTTACGAGCGTGATTCGACGAGTCGTATAG
- the LOC105279125 gene encoding hatching enzyme: protein MLDRRYGGAVCPDDLDGPGKVLAHAMLPTGARNDVSEVHIDHRETWHIALTPNPQNSHHLLRTLVHEIGHSLGLSHTTDENSLMYAYSPAVDWPVVLGMEDVLAVRNLYDAAKDEPSTVVPAEPTVVQTTTTPATTTTASPEPPDPCTWRDIDTMLVLRKRLFITQGQYAWSIGLDGKIVDRPFFLRD from the coding sequence ATGCTGGACCGTAGGTACGGCGGCGCCGTTTGTCCCGATGACCTCGATGGACCGGGCAAGGTGCTCGCTCACGCGATGTTACCCACAGGGGCCCGGAACGACGTGTCGGAGGTGCACATAGACCACCGCGAGACGTGGCACATCGCGCTGACCCCCAATCCGCAGAATTCGCATCATCTGCTGCGAACGCTCGTTCACGAGATCGGTCACTCGTTGGGGCTGTCGCACACCACGGACGAGAACTCGCTCATGTACGCGTACTCACCCGCCGTGGACTGGCCGGTGGTGCTCGGTATGGAGGACGTTCTCGCCGTGCGGAATCTCTACGACGCCGCGAAGGACGAGCCGTCGACCGTGGTGCCTGCCGAGCCTACGGTCGTACAAACGACTACGACGCCTGCGACTACGACGACGGCATCGCCGGAACCGCCCGATCCGTGCACCTGGCGCGATATCGACACCATGCTCGTGCTGAGAAAGCGCTTGTTCATCACGCAAGGGCAGTACGCGTGGTCGATCGGCCTGGATGGGAAGATCGTCGACAGGCCGTTCTTCCTGAGGGATTAG